CTGGAAGTACCCGGGCGACCAGCGGATCACCCAGCTCTGGAACGGCTCCCACACCCAGGCGGGCGCCGACGTCACCGTCTCCAACCTGAGCTACAACGGCGCCGTCCAGCCGAACGCCACCACGTCGTTCGGCCTCAACGGCGCCGGCCCGGCCGCCACACCGACCCTCACCTGCACCGCCTCGTGACCTGAGATGGGCGCCCGCCGGCCGGCGGGCGCCCTGCCCAGGAGGCTCAGCCCTTCACCGCGCCGATGAAGACGCCCTTGGTGAAGTGCTTCTGGACGAACGGGTACACGAACAGCACCGGCACCAGCGCGATCACCACGATCGACATCTGGACCGCCAGGTTCGGCGGCAGACTGTGGCCCGCCGCGACGCTGTCGCCGCTCTGCCCGGCGAACATCGACTGCCCCTGGTAGACGTACTGCCGCAGCACGAGCTGCAGCGGCCACTTGGCGCTGTCGTTGAGGTAGAGCACGGCGTCGAAGAAGGCGTTCCAGTAGCCCACCGCGTACAGCAGCGCGATCACCGCGACCACGCCCTTCGACATCGGCAGCACGATCCGCCGCAGGATCGTGAACTCGCTCGCCCCGTCGACGCGGGCGCTGTCGGTCACCTCGGCCGGGATGCTCATGAAGAACGCCCGCATCACCACCAGGTTGAAGGCGGTCACCGCGACCGGCAGGATCAGCGACCAGTACGAGTCGATCAGGCCGAGCCCGCTGACCACCAGATACTTCGGGATCATGCCGGGGCCGAAGAGGAAGGTCAGCAGCACGAGGAAGAGCAGCGGCCGGTGCAGCAGCGTCCCCGGCCGCGACAGGCCGTAGGCGGCCAGCGT
The Nonomuraea muscovyensis genome window above contains:
- a CDS encoding carbohydrate ABC transporter permease, producing MTSASWAEKPSAVGRTAKTLVLTLIAAAILFPVYMVVLTSLSTQETVSRAGGLVTVPGELSFAAYEQVFAGGVVTRAVLVSLGVTVAGTAISLVVTTLAAYGLSRPGTLLHRPLLFLVLLTFLFGPGMIPKYLVVSGLGLIDSYWSLILPVAVTAFNLVVMRAFFMSIPAEVTDSARVDGASEFTILRRIVLPMSKGVVAVIALLYAVGYWNAFFDAVLYLNDSAKWPLQLVLRQYVYQGQSMFAGQSGDSVAAGHSLPPNLAVQMSIVVIALVPVLFVYPFVQKHFTKGVFIGAVKG